A portion of the Parasedimentitalea marina genome contains these proteins:
- the lptB gene encoding LPS export ABC transporter ATP-binding protein — translation MAKPNLTVTPGSSGLRIEKLRKSYRKKVVIRDVSMTLDRGEVVALLGPNGSGKTTSFYAIAGLIFPEAGRVTIDGQDVTTLPMYRRARMGIGYLPQEMSIFRGLSVEDNISAVLDIAVPHAHKRRERLEELLSDFSIEHLRRAPALALSGGERRRVEIARCLAADPKYLLLDEPFAGVDPISVGDIRHLVSDLKKRGIGVLITDHNVRETLEIVDRAYILHDGQVLMSGTPEDVVENENVRRVYLGDNFRIS, via the coding sequence ATGGCCAAGCCGAATCTTACCGTCACTCCAGGATCCTCCGGTCTTAGGATCGAGAAGCTGCGTAAGTCCTACCGCAAGAAGGTGGTGATCCGTGACGTCTCCATGACGCTGGACCGTGGCGAAGTTGTTGCTCTGCTTGGCCCGAACGGCTCAGGGAAAACAACCAGTTTTTATGCCATCGCCGGTCTGATCTTCCCTGAGGCAGGTAGGGTCACTATTGACGGACAAGATGTGACCACCTTGCCAATGTACCGCCGCGCCCGGATGGGCATCGGCTATCTACCACAGGAGATGTCTATTTTTCGCGGGCTATCTGTCGAAGATAACATTTCCGCCGTGCTCGACATTGCCGTACCCCATGCTCATAAACGCCGCGAACGGCTCGAAGAATTGCTGTCTGACTTCTCAATCGAACACCTGCGCCGCGCGCCCGCATTGGCGCTGTCCGGCGGCGAGCGGCGCCGGGTTGAAATCGCCCGTTGCCTGGCCGCAGACCCAAAATATTTACTACTCGACGAACCCTTTGCTGGTGTTGATCCCATCTCCGTTGGCGACATCCGCCACCTCGTTTCTGATCTCAAAAAACGTGGCATCGGCGTCTTGATCACGGATCACAACGTCCGGGAAACTCTGGAAATCGTTGATCGCGCCTATATCCTTCACGACGGCCAGGTCCTGATGTCCGGCACTCCCGAGGACGTAGTCGAAAACGAAAATGTCCGACGCGTTTATCTGGGCGACAATTTCCGCATCTCCTGA
- the hpf gene encoding ribosome hibernation-promoting factor, HPF/YfiA family, whose amino-acid sequence MRYQISGKQIDIGTALQTHVQTELGEAVAKYAQRPTDANVVFSRSAHEYVCEATVHLSTGLTAQARGHETEIYAAFDSCCEKMETQLRRYKRRLKDHHRDRSEPVELSAASSYILASDKTPTEEEPSSLQPIIVAEMETKIPSLSVGEAVMQMELAGAPVLIFRQEGQDGLNVVYRRDDGNIGWIDP is encoded by the coding sequence ATGCGTTACCAAATCAGCGGAAAACAGATCGACATTGGCACGGCCCTGCAAACTCATGTGCAGACCGAGCTGGGCGAGGCTGTGGCAAAATATGCCCAACGCCCGACCGATGCCAATGTGGTCTTTTCCCGTTCGGCGCATGAATATGTGTGCGAAGCAACTGTGCACCTGTCGACTGGGTTAACCGCGCAGGCCAGAGGGCACGAAACTGAGATCTATGCTGCGTTTGATAGCTGCTGCGAGAAAATGGAGACACAACTTCGCCGCTACAAGCGCCGACTAAAAGACCACCATCGTGATCGTAGCGAGCCGGTTGAACTTTCAGCTGCCAGCTCTTATATCCTCGCTTCAGATAAGACACCCACAGAAGAGGAACCGTCTTCACTGCAGCCAATCATCGTGGCCGAGATGGAGACCAAAATCCCCTCTCTGTCGGTTGGTGAAGCTGTGATGCAGATGGAACTGGCGGGCGCTCCAGTGCTGATTTTTCGCCAAGAAGGACAAGATGGGCTAAATGTAGTCTATCGGCGAGACGACGGAAATATTGGCTGGATCGATCCGTAA
- a CDS encoding PTS sugar transporter subunit IIA — MQLSNILKPEAVRVIGSVSSKKRLFQEIADVANSAYALQAPSTVEALLDRESLGPTGVGHGVALPHARISGVEDVIGVFVILEKPLDFGAVDRQPIDIAFSLFAPEDAGVEHLKALALVSRTLREQSFCTKLRANPDAATLYTILTENQSVQAA, encoded by the coding sequence ATGCAACTTTCCAATATCCTCAAGCCAGAGGCCGTGCGTGTTATCGGCTCAGTCTCAAGCAAAAAGCGGCTGTTTCAGGAAATTGCTGACGTCGCAAACTCGGCCTATGCTCTACAGGCCCCCTCAACAGTCGAGGCCTTGCTGGATCGCGAGAGCCTCGGCCCCACTGGGGTTGGCCACGGTGTTGCTCTGCCCCATGCCAGAATCAGCGGTGTCGAAGATGTCATCGGGGTTTTTGTAATCCTGGAAAAACCACTCGACTTTGGCGCGGTTGACCGGCAACCCATCGATATTGCCTTTTCGCTGTTTGCCCCCGAAGATGCCGGGGTCGAACACCTCAAGGCACTGGCGCTGGTATCGCGCACCCTGCGCGAGCAAAGCTTTTGCACTAAACTGCGCGCCAATCCGGATGCGGCAACACTCTACACGATCCTCACCGAGAATCAGTCAGTCCAGGCCGCCTGA
- a CDS encoding sulfotransferase family 2 domain-containing protein, producing MTDQFDYFIVFAEMRTGSNFLEVNLNAFDSVLCHGEAFNPHFIGYPNKTEILGITQDDRDRDPARLIAAIKTQSKGLGGFRYFHDHDARVLDIALEDPRCAKIILTRNPLDSYVSWKIARTTGQWKLTNVTRRREALADFDGAEFSGHVEALQDFQVLLLNRLQKSGQAAFYISYEDLQSVDVMNGLAHWLGVNETLEAMDDSLKRQNPAPVLSKVANVEEMTAALSGMDRFNLTRTPNFEPRRGPSVPGYVAGVVTPLLYMPIKGGPVAEVTDWLAGLDHVEADGLLTKMNQKKLRLWRRGNPGYRSFTVLRHPVARAHSVFCEKILPAGAGNFSKIRETLRKRFKLPIPKDGPNQNYSKADHRAAFGSFLDFLRANLAGQTAIRVDSAWASQSQVLSGFSELGAPDLVLREDELAKELPHLARRVGRMEPGEVALAVADGPYALDDIYDAELEAKVAKIYQRDYIMFGFGPWR from the coding sequence ATGACTGACCAATTTGATTACTTCATAGTATTTGCTGAAATGCGGACAGGGTCCAATTTTCTGGAAGTTAACCTGAACGCCTTTGACAGTGTCTTGTGTCATGGTGAGGCGTTTAACCCTCATTTCATCGGCTATCCCAACAAGACTGAGATCCTGGGCATCACCCAGGATGATCGTGATAGGGACCCGGCGCGGCTGATTGCGGCGATCAAAACTCAGTCCAAAGGATTGGGGGGATTTCGCTACTTTCATGATCATGATGCCCGGGTTTTGGATATTGCGCTGGAAGATCCCCGATGTGCCAAGATTATTCTGACCCGCAATCCGCTGGACAGCTATGTGTCCTGGAAAATTGCCAGGACCACCGGTCAATGGAAGCTGACCAATGTGACGCGCCGCAGAGAGGCGCTGGCAGACTTTGATGGGGCAGAGTTTTCCGGCCACGTTGAGGCCCTGCAGGATTTTCAGGTCTTGCTTTTGAACCGGCTGCAAAAAAGCGGGCAGGCGGCGTTTTATATTTCATATGAAGACTTGCAGAGTGTCGATGTGATGAACGGCTTGGCCCACTGGTTGGGGGTGAATGAAACACTGGAAGCGATGGATGACAGTTTAAAGCGGCAGAACCCGGCGCCAGTTTTGTCCAAGGTCGCCAATGTCGAAGAAATGACAGCAGCCTTATCCGGGATGGATCGGTTCAACTTGACCCGTACACCAAATTTTGAACCCCGTCGGGGTCCTTCGGTGCCGGGATACGTCGCGGGGGTCGTGACACCTTTATTATACATGCCAATCAAAGGTGGACCCGTGGCGGAAGTGACGGATTGGCTGGCCGGATTGGATCACGTTGAAGCAGACGGGCTGCTGACTAAAATGAACCAAAAGAAGTTGCGATTGTGGCGTCGCGGTAATCCCGGCTATCGCAGTTTTACTGTGTTGCGCCATCCCGTTGCGCGGGCGCACTCGGTGTTTTGCGAAAAAATCCTTCCGGCTGGGGCAGGAAATTTTAGCAAGATTCGCGAAACACTGCGCAAGCGATTCAAACTGCCGATCCCGAAAGATGGTCCGAACCAGAATTACAGCAAGGCAGATCACCGGGCTGCGTTCGGGAGCTTTTTGGATTTCTTGCGGGCCAACCTGGCTGGCCAAACGGCCATACGGGTGGATTCTGCTTGGGCAAGCCAGTCACAGGTTTTGTCTGGGTTTTCTGAATTGGGTGCACCAGATTTGGTGTTGCGTGAGGACGAGCTGGCCAAAGAACTGCCGCATCTGGCGCGCCGAGTAGGTCGTATGGAGCCGGGTGAGGTGGCCTTGGCCGTCGCAGACGGGCCCTATGCTTTGGATGATATTTATGACGCAGAACTGGAAGCGAAAGTCGCCAAGATTTATCAACGTGATTATATAATGTTTGGTTTTGGTCCCTGGCGATAG
- a CDS encoding beta-1,6-N-acetylglucosaminyltransferase translates to MSTVGIVMLVHTALDRAEQVARHWTAGGCPVVIHVDGNVSQKSYRAFAASLVDDPLVRFSRRHRCEWGTWGIVAASQSASELIMTEFADVRHVYLASGSCLPLRPVQELIDYLAARPRTDFIESATTADVPWTVGGLDAERFTLRFPFSWKKHRHLFDKYVDLQRKLRMKRKIPTGLVPHMGSQWWCLTRQTLSAILQDPERATYDRYFRKVWIPDESYYQTLVRQYSGNIESRSLTLSKFDFQGKPHIFYDDHLQLLRRSDCFVARKIWPHADRLYQAFLTDQAGAMKKTEPNPGKIDRIFAKAVERRTRGRAGLYMQSRMPRHGAENGITSNPYSVFQGFAELFENFEPWLTQATGARVHGHLFAPERAEFAEGQMLINGALSDNAKSRDYNAESFLTNLIWNTRGERQCFQFGPGDNQDTNWLVARDPNAQVSVISGAWAVPLFRSNRNFSDLRKEAARLQRIESAHLKILRSQYTKARVRIWTMAEFIEAPMEPIQTIVDEIGMSYQRRLSEAPTMVNLDGFGQFLQNLKNQGMHPYLMGDFPVEQGPVNMPKPPRKPYLVR, encoded by the coding sequence ATGAGCACGGTTGGCATCGTCATGTTGGTGCACACGGCATTGGATCGCGCCGAGCAAGTGGCCCGCCATTGGACTGCTGGCGGCTGCCCGGTGGTTATTCACGTGGATGGCAATGTGTCGCAGAAATCCTACCGGGCTTTTGCCGCATCGCTTGTTGATGACCCACTGGTCCGCTTTTCTCGGCGGCATCGCTGCGAATGGGGCACTTGGGGAATTGTTGCCGCATCACAAAGCGCCTCGGAATTGATCATGACTGAATTTGCCGATGTACGGCACGTTTATCTGGCCTCGGGGTCCTGCCTGCCGTTGCGGCCGGTGCAAGAACTGATTGATTACCTTGCCGCTCGGCCGCGCACCGATTTTATTGAAAGCGCCACCACCGCAGACGTGCCCTGGACGGTGGGCGGATTGGATGCTGAACGGTTTACGCTCCGGTTCCCGTTTTCGTGGAAAAAGCACCGGCACCTGTTCGACAAATATGTCGACCTGCAACGCAAGCTGCGGATGAAGCGGAAAATTCCCACAGGGTTGGTGCCACATATGGGCAGTCAATGGTGGTGTCTGACACGGCAAACCCTGTCGGCAATCCTGCAGGATCCCGAACGGGCGACCTATGACCGCTATTTTCGCAAGGTGTGGATCCCGGATGAAAGCTATTACCAGACGCTGGTCCGGCAATATTCCGGCAATATCGAAAGCCGGTCCCTGACGCTGTCGAAATTCGATTTTCAAGGAAAACCGCATATTTTCTATGACGATCACTTGCAGTTGCTGCGGCGATCGGACTGTTTTGTTGCCCGTAAAATTTGGCCCCATGCTGATCGGTTGTATCAGGCCTTTTTGACGGATCAGGCGGGCGCGATGAAAAAGACCGAACCCAACCCAGGCAAAATTGACCGCATTTTTGCCAAGGCGGTGGAGCGGCGAACGCGGGGGCGGGCGGGCCTGTATATGCAAAGTCGGATGCCTCGGCATGGGGCTGAAAATGGCATCACTTCTAACCCGTATTCGGTTTTTCAAGGCTTTGCCGAGCTGTTTGAAAACTTCGAACCCTGGCTGACTCAGGCTACGGGCGCGCGCGTGCATGGGCATTTGTTTGCACCGGAACGGGCCGAGTTTGCTGAAGGGCAAATGTTGATAAACGGGGCGCTAAGCGACAATGCGAAGTCCAGGGATTACAATGCTGAAAGCTTCCTGACCAATCTGATCTGGAACACGCGGGGCGAACGTCAGTGCTTTCAATTTGGTCCGGGCGATAACCAAGATACCAATTGGCTTGTCGCGCGTGATCCCAATGCGCAGGTTTCGGTGATTTCGGGCGCCTGGGCCGTGCCGCTCTTCAGGTCGAACCGGAATTTCTCGGATCTTCGCAAAGAGGCAGCGCGCTTGCAGCGCATTGAAAGTGCGCATTTGAAAATTCTCCGCTCGCAATACACTAAAGCACGGGTGCGCATTTGGACTATGGCTGAGTTTATTGAGGCTCCGATGGAGCCTATTCAGACCATCGTTGATGAAATTGGTATGTCCTATCAACGTCGATTAAGCGAAGCTCCGACAATGGTAAATCTTGATGGGTTTGGCCAGTTTCTGCAGAATCTCAAAAACCAGGGTATGCATCCCTATTTGATGGGAGATTTCCCGGTGGAGCAGGGGCCGGTCAATATGCCAAAACCACCTCGTAAACCCTATTTGGTGCGATAA
- a CDS encoding glycosyltransferase family 2 protein: protein MRVRRKRRIIRAVRKSGELRAVQNNTSRIQPTDILLVTTVRNEKIRLPYFLDYYRGLGVNHFLFVDNGSTDGTEDYLRGQQDVSLWHTTSSYKRATFGVDWMNYLKRKYAHGHWVLVVDPDEFFIYPFCDTRPIRALTDWLDNSAIRSFSAMLIDVYPKGRIDEVPYRAGQNPLEIAPWFDSGNYSVKKNATWGNLWIQGGPRRRVFFPDEPKKAPALNKIPLVKWDRRYAYVSSTHALLPRGLNQVYETDGGEKASGALLHTKFLDTFTAKAVEEMTRKQHYAGSAEYKAYADTQQGQPDLWCKWSEKYINWRQLEILGLMSKGNWA, encoded by the coding sequence ATGCGAGTGCGGCGTAAGCGCCGTATTATACGCGCGGTGCGAAAATCCGGTGAATTGCGCGCTGTGCAAAACAACACCAGCCGCATCCAACCGACCGACATTTTGCTCGTGACCACTGTGCGAAATGAAAAAATCCGGCTGCCGTATTTCCTAGATTACTATCGTGGCCTGGGCGTCAATCATTTCCTATTCGTGGACAATGGCAGTACCGACGGCACCGAAGACTATCTGCGCGGGCAGCAGGATGTCTCACTTTGGCACACAACCAGCAGCTATAAACGAGCCACTTTTGGCGTCGACTGGATGAACTACCTGAAACGCAAATATGCGCATGGGCATTGGGTTCTTGTGGTCGATCCGGACGAATTCTTTATTTACCCATTCTGCGATACCCGGCCAATCCGGGCTCTGACCGATTGGCTCGACAACTCTGCCATCCGCAGTTTTTCGGCGATGCTGATTGATGTCTACCCCAAAGGTCGCATTGATGAGGTGCCCTATCGCGCCGGGCAAAACCCACTAGAGATCGCGCCGTGGTTCGACAGCGGCAATTATTCGGTTAAGAAAAATGCAACATGGGGTAATTTGTGGATCCAAGGTGGCCCACGACGTCGGGTGTTTTTCCCGGATGAACCGAAGAAGGCGCCGGCGTTAAACAAAATACCTCTGGTAAAATGGGATCGACGTTATGCCTACGTCAGTTCCACACATGCACTTTTGCCGCGCGGTTTGAACCAGGTGTATGAAACTGACGGCGGTGAAAAGGCCAGTGGCGCGCTGCTGCACACCAAGTTTCTGGACACATTCACCGCCAAAGCAGTCGAGGAAATGACGCGAAAGCAGCACTATGCCGGATCTGCTGAATACAAGGCATATGCTGACACACAACAGGGACAGCCGGATCTGTGGTGCAAGTGGAGCGAGAAGTACATTAACTGGCGCCAGCTCGAAATCCTGGGATTGATGTCCAAAGGAAACTGGGCATGA